In one window of Dioscorea cayenensis subsp. rotundata cultivar TDr96_F1 unplaced genomic scaffold, TDr96_F1_v2_PseudoChromosome.rev07_lg8_w22 25.fasta BLBR01000122.1, whole genome shotgun sequence DNA:
- the LOC120253593 gene encoding fumarate hydratase 1, mitochondrial-like → MAMISALRRASCQSATSRKQAAPLLLGLAFSRHISTGFREERDTFGPILVPSDKLWGAQTQRSLQNFEIGGERERMPEQIIRAFGILKKCAAKVNMDYGLDPTIGNAIMQASQEVAEGKLDDHFPLVIWQTGSGTQSNMNANEVIANRAAEILGHKRGGKFVHPNDHVNKAQSSNDTFPT, encoded by the exons ATGGCCATGATCAGCGCTCTCCGGCGAGCATCCTGCCAATCGGCGACGTCTCGGAAGCAGGCAGCACCGCTGCTGCTCGGCCTTGCCTTCTCCCGCCACATCTCCACTGGTTTCCGCGAGGAACGCGACACTTTTGGCCCCATTCTCGTCCCCTCGGACAA GTTGTGGGGTGCTCAGACGCAGAGATCATTGCAGAATTTTGAGATTGGCGGCGAGCGCGAGCGCATGCCTGAGCAGATCATCCGCGCTTTTGGTATCCTTAAGAAGTGTGCGGCTAAG GTGAACATGGATTATGGTCTTGACCCAACTATTGGGAATGCAATAATGCAAGCTTCACAAGAGGTGGCTGAGGGAAAATTGGATGATCATTTTCCTCTTGTGATTTGGCAAACTGGAAGTGGAACCCAAAGCAACATGAATGCCAATGAG GTGATAGCCAATAGAGCAGCCGAGATTCTTGGTCATAAACGTGGTGGAAAGTTTGTGCATCCAAATGACCATGTCAACAAGGCACAATCTTCAAATGATACATTCCCTACT